A stretch of the Notamacropus eugenii isolate mMacEug1 chromosome 2, mMacEug1.pri_v2, whole genome shotgun sequence genome encodes the following:
- the ADORA3 gene encoding adenosine receptor A3 has protein sequence MEKKMHGNNTTLTLGSIAYITVEIVIGLCAIVGNVLVIWVVKLNPGLQNTTFYFIVSLALADIAVGVLVMPLAIVISLGLTTHFYNCLFMTCLLLVFTHASIMSLLAIAVDRYLRVKLTIRYKRVITQRIIWMALGFCWLVSVLVGLVPMFGWNERLSLGAAGNDSFLPCRFRSVMRMDYMVYFSFFTWILVPLVIMCAIYMDIFYVIRNKLRQNFSGSKETGAFYGREFKTAKSLLLILFLFAISWLPLSIINCVSYFFPNAYIPEELLCLGILLSHANSMMNPIVYACKIKKFKETYFLILKSYILHIPSDSLSNEKSSE, from the exons atggaaaaaaaaatgcatggaaACAACACAACTCTGACACTTGGGAGCATAGCATATATCACTGTAGAGATTGTTATTGGACTTTGTGCCATTGTAGGCAATGTGCTCGTCATCTGGGTGGTAAAGTTGAACCCAGGCCTGCAGAATACCACCTTCTATTTCATTGTCTCTCTGGCCCTGGCTGACATCGCTGTGGGTGTGCTGGTCATGCCTCTTGCCATTGTGATTAGCTTGGGTCTCACCACTCACTTCTATAACTGCCTTTTTATGACCTGTCTGCTCTTGGTCTTTACCCATGCCTCCATTATGTCCTTGCTGGCCATTGCTGTGGACCGATACCTGAGGGTCAAGCTCACGATCAG ATACAAGAGAGTGATCACTCAGAGAATCATATGGATGGCCCTGGGGTTCTGCTGGCTGGTGTCTGTCCTGGTCGGGCTCGTCCCCATGTTTGGCTGGAACGAGAGGCTGAGCCTAGGGGCTGCTGGGAATGACAGCTTTCTCCCGTGCCGCTTCCGCTCAGTTATGAGGATGGACTACATGGTCTATTTCAGCTTTTTCACCTGGATCCTCGTCCCGTTGGTCATCATGTGTGCCATCTATATGGACATCTTCTATGTCATCCGGAACAAACTCAGACAGAACTTCTCTGGCTCTAAAGAGACAGGTGCATTTTATGGGAGGGAATTCAAGACAGCCAAATCCTTGCTTCTGATTCTCTTCTTGTTTGCCATATCCTGGCTGCCTCTGTCCATCATCAACTGCGTTTCTTACTTCTTCCCTAATGCCTATATACCCGAGGAGTTGCTCTGCTTGGGCATCCTGCTGTCTCATGCCAACTCCATGATGAATCCCATTGTGTATGCTTGCAAAATAAAAAAGTTCAAGGAAACCTACTTCCTGATCCTCAAATCCTACATCCTACACATACCTTCTGACTCCTTGAGCAATGAGAAAAGTTCAGAATAG